In the Primulina eburnea isolate SZY01 chromosome 15, ASM2296580v1, whole genome shotgun sequence genome, ATTCCGTGTTCTCGTTGAGGCAATCAaaatcaaggagttgaatttgacgACTATATTTTTATGAAGATTAAATAGattgcttataaaggagttcaTAAATGGATTCCATGTAATGGAAGTTGTGAAAGTTagattaattggaaattaaGCGTGGAGAGTGGAGAGTGGAGCTGCCTGTTTTAGTGAAGGAGTTCAGAAAACTGATAGCTGCCAAAAATGGATCAGTGAAAAATTTGTTATTCGCaaataaacgagcttttaacgagccgagctcgagcttttcaCGAGATTAATGATTTCAAGACAATTTGAGCTCGAGCCTGATGATAAAAGCTCAAATCGAtctcgagccgaactcgaatcTCTTATtaaacaaaccaagctcaagttTGATACTTTTTGGCTTAATTTGGATTGTTTATATccctatatatacatatatggagatataaatatatatcatgCTAAATCAAGAGTTgactttttatgatttatactACATGAGAATTTTAATGAATGAAAATAAAGAAATCTTAATAAGATTAGGATTAGAGTtagtatatttttattaatatgtTATCAAATGTTAACATGTAATATAACCATACaagaaaaatatacaaaaaatcTCTCTCTGTGACAAGCAAATTTTCAGCCACTatattattttagaaaaaaaattcagCCATCTTCCCTCCACGCGTGTCGTCGCCACTCGCCAGATTTCTGAAATTCCGGCTATCCAATCTCGAGTATAATCATTTAGATCTCAAGTGCGATCTAAACGAGGAACCAAGTCTCTGATGTGGACTTGATTAAGCGATCAAAAGAGGAAATCCGGACATGTGTAGTTTTCAGCGTTAAAAATGCAAGGTAAACAAATATAAACAACTTATGAATGTTTTAATCATACACCCAATGATAATTTTGATgggattaaattattttttcataTATCATAAACACCCACAAAAATATTTAGTTATCTATGTCTTACAAATATTTAGTTATCTATGTCTTATAAATTGAAGTTATTCTAGATAGGGTTGAGATTGTACGAGTTTGGTGTATGCTAAAATGGGAAActtgaaagagaaaaaaatCAAACCACCAACAAAAAGCGACCTAAAAAGCTCTATTTTCTTCTGCATAAAGTGATGAAATGATTGTCATTTGTCAGACAAGTTACAAGAAGCAAGAGTAGGCAACAACAAATTGCAGGAGTTGAGGTTAGAACACGGGGagaattttctcataaaatgaTCAAACCCACAAAGAATTCATGAATTTGTACATCCCTCTTCCATCAAAGTCAAGAAAAAATCAAAGTACGAAGTGTTTTTTGGGGGGAAAAAAAGAGAAGAATAATTAAAGCTAAATAATTTGCAAGAACTAGAAGTGAAATCAGGTCATAATTTTAAGATTCtggattataattataaatattaaaatggaGGACGACCTGTTCCCCAGTAAGCTTCAGCTGGTAATTGGCATGGATTCATGAGATTATTTTGGGTTATTCCTTGAAACATATTCGCATTTGGATCACTCATCATTTGCTGTCCCGCAATCCCCGGCGGCGGCGATCCCAGCAGCCCTCCTCCCGCCACCGCCTCCTCATCATCTTCCAAAGGCAGCCTCTCATAAGCTGCATTACCAAAAGATGCAGCCATTATCATCACCGGCCCGGAAGCCAGAAGAGGCCCAACTACCGTTCCTCCAACCACTTGTCCTTGACCGCCGGCCAAATATATAGTAAGCGCAGACGCCACTGGCGGAGCCGGAGGAGGAAGAAACGATCCCGAAAGGGAGAGAATCTCAAACCTTCCATGTAAAGTCACAACCGCGCCAGGCGTGGAAGGCTGACGGAGAGTTACATTCGTCACGGTGCCGCTTCCGCTCAAAATGCAAACGCCCCTCTGCCGCCTGGTGGCGAACATCGTTATGCTTTCTTGAATATCACAGCCATTCGCAACTTCCATAACATGAGATCTGAGCGCATTAGCGCTATCTCGAGTGATTATAATAGGAGGCTTAGGCTTGTTCTTTGAGCCGGCGGGGCGGCCCCGTGGTCTTCTTGTTACCTCGTTTTGATCATTCCCCAGTAACCCCATCTCTTTTTCTTGATCGGCTGTGTTGGTGGAGGCGAGACCATAATTCTCATCTGGATCTCCCTTTAATGGGTTACCGTTTCCGCTTTGTTCTTCTTCGAGACTCCGGCGTTGCTGCTGATGCTGCAGGAATTGGTGGTGGTGGAGCTGAAGATCTCCACCGTGGAAAGGTGGCGGTAAATGGCGGGGACGACCGTGAGTTAGCTGATCCATCACTTCTTTCGAACCTTGCAATTATATTCAACTTCCTTCTTaaaaatcaatgcaaatctttgcTGAAATAGATGAAATCCAGAGAGGATTTATGGAGCTGAAGAATCAGAAGCCACAACAGATAAAATCTGATTCAACGGACATAAAATATGTGGAGACTGCCAAGATTTGAGCTAAATTATCTCTCTCTTTTGGTTTCCAACTGATATTCTTTACTTGTTTTCTAAAGTATTTTGTAGTTGGTGTTGGGGGAAAAAACGATATAAGAGAGAGGTTGATGTTGGGGAataaaagtttatgtttttaagttTAGGATGATAATGTTTGGGTTAATTAGGGTTTGGTCAATAGAATTAGAGAGGATTGGATAGATACGTGGGGTTTTGGCCTTTGGGATAAGGTGGAGGTTAAATTTGGTAATTCAAGAGACAAGTTCTCACACACTGGATACAAATGTATTGACATATAACTTCCAATACAATTTCTAGCTAATTTGACGCGTCTCGAGATCGAGATCCAATTATAACAATTTTCTCTTCAACTGTAATATAAAAATCCAAATTTCGAATGATTCATTTTACATCCCTAGTCTTATATTTTGTTATAAtcgaaaaatatatttcatagTTGAAATGATCGATTTTAGAATAATGGTTATTTTTATTGATTGATTAATATCTATACT is a window encoding:
- the LOC140815255 gene encoding AT-hook motif nuclear-localized protein 18-like, which produces MDQLTHGRPRHLPPPFHGGDLQLHHHQFLQHQQQRRSLEEEQSGNGNPLKGDPDENYGLASTNTADQEKEMGLLGNDQNEVTRRPRGRPAGSKNKPKPPIIITRDSANALRSHVMEVANGCDIQESITMFATRRQRGVCILSGSGTVTNVTLRQPSTPGAVVTLHGRFEILSLSGSFLPPPAPPVASALTIYLAGGQGQVVGGTVVGPLLASGPVMIMAASFGNAAYERLPLEDDEEAVAGGGLLGSPPPGIAGQQMMSDPNANMFQGITQNNLMNPCQLPAEAYWGTGRPPF